AAAAAAACAATCATTATTTCCGCAATCGCATTATGCTTTTCAGTTGTATCAGCTAATGCTACCACAGAACATTTAATTGCCAATAATAGTGTTGAGGCATACTTTAAGGTTAATTCTTTTTGTGTTTCTATTGCTAAAGGCGATTTAGAGACCGTACAGAAACTTATTGCAAGGGGGGCCGATGTTAATGCTAAGTCTAATGGCATGACGCCGGTAATGTATGCAGCAAAATACAACAGAACCGAAATATTGAAACTGTTAATTGCTCATGGCGCAGATTTAAAGGCA
This genomic stretch from Flavobacteriaceae bacterium GSB9 harbors:
- a CDS encoding ankyrin repeat domain-containing protein; its protein translation is MKKTIIISAIALCFSVVSANATTEHLIANNSVEAYFKVNSFCVSIAKGDLETVQKLIARGADVNAKSNGMTPVMYAAKYNRTEILKLLIAHGADLKARCDKRKTALKYAELHGADDAAAIIKEALAEAKANRKK